In Clostridia bacterium, one genomic interval encodes:
- a CDS encoding C69 family dipeptidase, with product MRRNPGSCFKGRLITVAVCILVLAVSSAAFACTSVLVSPGASVDGSASVTQTADCGMCAFEIEKIPAKDWPEGATVEAPYLPQFTGGYQIHDVMKPTGKFIPQVAHTNGYIKGIFGMINDKQVGIGETTTSNRPQSKNPNGIVDITNLSMLAMERGNSAREAIQTMGDVAVTYGYKDAGEALAVSDSHEAWLFEISGPGPLWEQGDVEPGAFWIAQRVPDGHIAACCNNAVIDVIDFDDHSNFMYGPGIKEYAIEKGWYDPASGAEFSWRKHFCNATSFVTCGRRVWRIFGLAAPSLAGTLDETNLPFSVPVDKKLSIADIAAIHRDHYEGTPYDSTKGVMSGPWGNPRSKGTPPAIDGNRYAFQRRIAIPGCEYSIIAQSRAWLPDAIGGILWYAPSNPDGSNYVPIYNSVTNISECLNTKAGDHHTFTRTSYWWAVSAVNTYADLKYSYIIKDIQATREQYEGLAIKMQAAIDTAALHLYENDPKLATEFLTDYCNRNVESARDGYWDLLDRLMCKYNAWTITEDGKITTPALSEDWVRMMIQFDTGDWYKR from the coding sequence ATGAGGCGCAACCCTGGCTCATGTTTCAAGGGCAGACTCATAACCGTGGCCGTGTGCATTCTGGTTCTGGCGGTTTCGTCGGCGGCATTCGCGTGCACCTCCGTACTGGTTTCCCCGGGTGCGTCAGTAGATGGCTCCGCCTCTGTTACCCAAACAGCCGACTGCGGCATGTGCGCCTTTGAGATCGAGAAGATCCCAGCGAAGGACTGGCCCGAGGGCGCCACAGTTGAGGCGCCCTACCTTCCCCAGTTCACAGGCGGCTACCAGATACATGACGTGATGAAGCCCACAGGGAAGTTCATCCCACAGGTTGCCCATACCAATGGCTACATCAAAGGGATCTTCGGGATGATCAACGACAAGCAAGTGGGAATCGGCGAGACAACCACGAGCAACAGGCCTCAATCGAAGAACCCCAACGGCATTGTCGATATTACCAACCTTTCGATGCTCGCAATGGAACGGGGCAACAGCGCCCGAGAGGCAATCCAGACCATGGGCGACGTTGCGGTGACGTACGGGTACAAGGATGCCGGGGAAGCGCTGGCAGTATCCGATTCACATGAAGCGTGGCTGTTCGAGATCTCAGGCCCCGGCCCCCTGTGGGAGCAGGGCGATGTGGAACCCGGGGCTTTCTGGATTGCGCAGCGTGTGCCCGATGGGCATATCGCGGCTTGCTGCAACAACGCGGTGATCGATGTAATCGATTTCGACGATCACAGCAATTTCATGTATGGTCCTGGCATCAAGGAGTACGCGATAGAGAAGGGTTGGTACGATCCGGCGAGTGGAGCCGAGTTCAGCTGGAGAAAGCACTTCTGTAACGCGACGTCCTTCGTCACATGCGGTCGCCGCGTGTGGCGCATATTCGGCCTGGCTGCCCCATCGCTCGCGGGCACTCTGGATGAGACTAACCTTCCGTTCTCGGTGCCGGTCGACAAGAAGCTATCCATAGCCGACATCGCTGCGATCCACCGTGACCACTACGAGGGCACGCCCTACGATAGCACCAAGGGCGTAATGTCGGGCCCATGGGGTAATCCGCGGTCGAAAGGCACTCCGCCGGCGATCGACGGGAACAGGTACGCGTTCCAGCGAAGGATCGCCATTCCAGGATGCGAATACAGCATCATTGCCCAGTCGCGCGCTTGGCTTCCTGATGCCATAGGGGGCATTCTGTGGTATGCTCCTTCGAACCCGGATGGCAGCAACTACGTGCCGATTTACAACTCCGTGACCAACATCTCGGAGTGCCTGAACACAAAGGCTGGCGACCACCACACCTTCACGCGGACCTCCTACTGGTGGGCGGTGTCGGCCGTGAACACCTACGCAGACCTGAAGTACTCCTACATCATCAAGGACATTCAGGCGACTAGGGAGCAGTACGAAGGGCTCGCCATCAAAATGCAGGCAGCCATCGACACTGCGGCGCTCCATCTGTACGAGAACGATCCAAAGCTTGCGACGGAGTTCCTGACCGACTACTGCAACCGTAATGTTGAGTCTGCCCGAGATGGGTACTGGGATCTGCTCGACAGGCTCATGTGCAAGTACAACGCCTGGACAATCACGGAAGACGGCAAGATAACCACTCCGGCCCTTTCCGAGGATTGGGTCAGGATGATGATCCAGTTCGACACTGGTGACTGGTACAAGCGGTAG
- a CDS encoding succinylglutamate desuccinylase produces MSRNALGKLIIAVVALMVLVVGGRELYIHRRYKEPVVLGPGVSDVRKLSDYFAPLKGTANDSTVYVLDGEREGGNVLILGGSHPAEVAGTLAAIVMVENARVQAGKVFVIPHMNRSGSTGTQPSGGYPLYYDIKTDFGARKFRLGDRVTNPLDQWPDPDVYVHYPSGQSLSYVEIRNINRCWPGRPDGTVTEKTAYAAMELIRKENVNVVIDLHEAELLYPVTNCIVAPSKSTSIATLAAINLCGSTFDIHTEPSPGGYHGLTHREVGDHSDAYPFLIEAPEPFLDQPTGPKTVDLLVNGVDEFLLSLGKRDLLFVDYDETGKPMKLRVGRHLTTMQALFEEWNNFKPDLEIAIESPDYDDLMQNDVGAYLHDPASVDQSKVAYD; encoded by the coding sequence ATGTCACGAAATGCCCTGGGCAAGCTGATCATAGCGGTGGTCGCCCTCATGGTTCTCGTGGTTGGCGGCCGCGAGCTCTACATTCACCGGCGCTACAAAGAGCCGGTCGTTCTAGGACCTGGAGTCTCAGATGTGCGAAAGCTCTCCGATTACTTCGCTCCTCTGAAGGGCACTGCCAACGATTCCACCGTGTACGTGCTCGACGGTGAGCGTGAGGGCGGCAATGTGCTGATTCTGGGCGGAAGCCATCCGGCAGAGGTGGCAGGAACGCTCGCAGCGATTGTCATGGTGGAGAACGCCCGCGTGCAGGCGGGAAAGGTGTTCGTCATCCCTCACATGAACCGGAGTGGATCGACGGGCACTCAGCCGTCTGGAGGCTATCCGCTCTACTACGATATCAAGACCGATTTCGGAGCTAGGAAGTTCAGGCTTGGAGATAGGGTTACCAACCCTCTCGACCAGTGGCCCGACCCGGATGTATATGTTCACTATCCGAGCGGTCAGTCTCTGTCGTATGTTGAGATCCGGAATATCAACAGGTGCTGGCCGGGGAGGCCAGATGGCACTGTGACTGAGAAGACGGCCTATGCGGCCATGGAGCTCATACGCAAGGAGAACGTTAACGTCGTGATAGACCTCCATGAGGCAGAACTGCTCTATCCGGTCACAAACTGCATCGTAGCTCCTTCTAAGAGTACTTCGATTGCTACCCTGGCAGCTATCAACCTGTGTGGATCGACTTTCGACATCCACACCGAGCCGTCTCCAGGCGGCTATCATGGTCTCACCCATCGCGAGGTGGGGGACCACTCAGATGCGTACCCGTTCCTTATCGAGGCGCCTGAGCCCTTCCTCGACCAGCCGACCGGGCCCAAGACCGTAGACCTCCTGGTGAATGGGGTTGACGAGTTCCTCCTATCCCTCGGGAAGCGTGATCTTCTGTTCGTCGATTATGACGAGACGGGCAAGCCCATGAAGCTCAGAGTTGGTCGGCACCTTACGACTATGCAGGCCCTGTTCGAGGAATGGAACAACTTCAAGCCAGATCTCGAGATCGCAATTGAGTCGCCTGACTACGACGACCTGATGCAGAACGATGTAGGCGCCTACCTGCACGATCCTGCATCGGTTGACCAGTCGAAGGTGGCATACGACTAG
- a CDS encoding C69 family dipeptidase, which yields MFRKSPLVALLVAVILAVSSVAAFACTSILVPPSSSVDGSASVTHTCDSGSSPFEVIKVPAADWAPGTMTDVLDLPQFTSGNQMHVAAGEPTGNKIPQVAHTYGYIRALFGVINEKQVSIGETTISGRRESQNPAGFFDITNLSMYAMERAATAREAVKVMGELGEKYGYKDGGEELSVADTKECWVFEMVGPGPLWQQGDEGPGAYWVAQRVPEGHVSASANNAVIREIDFNDHENFMFAPGIVEYAVSKGWYKPESGEPFNWRKHFCNATSFETSGRRVWRVFCLAAPSLAEKLDERDLPFSAPVDKKLSISDINAIQRDHYEGTKFYGGNSLAAGPFNNPRRYRGLGFKVDGKNYSWERMIAQVQCEYSICTQSRGWLPDEIGGLVWYGATNPDLTCYVPLYASMTSVSPAMNTKAGSHQEFTRDSYWWAISAVSTYADLKWSYMSKDIKANIDKYEGHALRTQGAIEAAALELHKQDPKLAVEFLTNYANRNVETVRDAWWQLLDTLIWKYNMGFVTEDGRVRSVSYPEAWLRKVVGSGEPGHWAK from the coding sequence GTGTTTAGGAAGAGTCCATTAGTTGCTCTACTTGTGGCCGTTATTCTCGCAGTGTCTTCGGTCGCGGCTTTCGCATGCACGTCCATACTGGTTCCGCCCAGCTCCTCAGTTGATGGCTCAGCCTCGGTAACCCACACGTGTGATTCCGGCTCGTCCCCGTTCGAAGTAATTAAGGTTCCGGCTGCCGATTGGGCGCCGGGGACCATGACTGATGTGCTGGACCTGCCCCAGTTCACCAGCGGCAATCAGATGCACGTTGCGGCCGGTGAGCCCACAGGCAACAAGATTCCGCAGGTTGCACACACTTACGGGTACATAAGGGCGCTGTTTGGCGTGATCAATGAGAAACAGGTGTCCATCGGCGAAACCACGATCAGTGGACGCAGAGAGTCTCAGAATCCCGCCGGTTTCTTCGACATCACCAACCTTTCAATGTACGCCATGGAGCGGGCCGCTACCGCTCGCGAGGCCGTGAAGGTGATGGGAGAGCTGGGTGAGAAGTACGGATATAAGGACGGCGGCGAGGAGCTCTCAGTTGCCGACACCAAGGAGTGCTGGGTATTCGAGATGGTCGGACCCGGCCCCCTGTGGCAACAAGGCGACGAGGGCCCTGGTGCATACTGGGTTGCGCAGCGGGTCCCCGAGGGTCACGTGTCTGCCTCTGCGAACAACGCGGTGATCCGCGAGATCGACTTCAACGATCACGAGAACTTCATGTTTGCACCTGGAATCGTTGAATACGCCGTGTCCAAAGGCTGGTACAAGCCGGAATCCGGCGAACCCTTCAATTGGAGGAAGCACTTCTGCAACGCCACTAGCTTCGAGACCAGTGGTCGCCGCGTCTGGCGTGTGTTCTGCCTGGCGGCGCCGTCCCTCGCCGAAAAGCTCGACGAGAGGGATCTGCCGTTCTCGGCGCCTGTCGACAAGAAGCTCTCGATCAGCGACATAAACGCGATTCAACGTGACCACTACGAGGGGACCAAGTTCTATGGCGGCAACTCCCTCGCGGCTGGCCCCTTCAACAACCCCAGGCGCTATCGCGGACTGGGCTTCAAGGTGGATGGCAAGAACTACTCCTGGGAGAGAATGATCGCTCAGGTCCAATGCGAGTACAGCATCTGCACCCAATCCCGCGGGTGGCTGCCTGACGAGATTGGCGGCCTCGTGTGGTATGGCGCGACGAATCCGGACCTTACCTGCTACGTTCCGCTGTATGCGTCGATGACCAGCGTATCGCCTGCTATGAACACTAAGGCAGGGTCGCATCAGGAGTTCACGCGCGATTCCTACTGGTGGGCGATATCCGCGGTGAGCACCTATGCGGATCTGAAGTGGTCCTACATGAGCAAGGACATCAAGGCGAATATCGACAAGTACGAGGGTCATGCTCTTCGTACCCAGGGCGCCATCGAGGCGGCAGCCCTTGAGCTCCACAAGCAGGATCCAAAGCTTGCAGTGGAATTCCTTACAAACTACGCGAACAGGAACGTGGAGACCGTGCGTGATGCATGGTGGCAACTGCTCGACACTTTGATCTGGAAGTACAACATGGGCTTCGTTACTGAGGACGGCAGGGTCAGGTCGGTTAGTTACCCCGAAGCGTGGCTGAGGAAGGTCGTCGGCAGCGGCGAGCCCGGCCACTGGGCGAAGTAG
- a CDS encoding C69 family dipeptidase: MRARPFSHYRSCHVVMAVCVLVLSLSSAAFACTSVLVTPGASVDGSATVTHTADCGSCAFEIEKAPAKDWAPGSMVEVPYLPQWTGGQRISDASKPTGAMIPQVGHTYGYIKGLFGMINEKQVGIGETTIGGRADFGNKNGMFDITNLSMLAMERGATAREAIQVMGDLAVKYGYKDSGEELSVSDTKECWVFEIVGPGALWSPGDEEPGAFWAAARVPDGHVAVSSNSSVIPEIDFDDQESFMVGPGIREFAEEKGWWTPESGKKLNWRFDFCDRVRPDYSYRRIVRIFSLVAPQASASITEANPPFSIKAERKLAMADIAKLHRDHYEGSQFDQTTSITAGPWANPRRYPGWNFKVDGKAYSFNRTISAIGCEYVIMTQSRGWLPNEIGGVLWYGPAVSATTCFVPFYNSVSKIADCIGEKSGSHMEFTRESLWWAVSTVNTLADLRWSLMITDINVMQDAWEGKAMREQAAVDAQALELYSKDPALACAFLTDYCGDNAYAVRDAWWAFLDKLLWKYNAGFINDGTKISSPGYPEAWLKKVVGLDEADHYAR, encoded by the coding sequence GTGAGAGCAAGGCCATTTTCGCATTACAGATCCTGCCATGTCGTGATGGCTGTCTGCGTTCTCGTCCTATCGCTTTCCTCGGCGGCATTCGCTTGCACCTCCGTACTGGTCACGCCAGGCGCGTCGGTTGACGGTTCGGCAACGGTGACTCATACGGCAGACTGTGGATCCTGCGCGTTTGAGATCGAGAAGGCGCCTGCAAAGGACTGGGCGCCCGGTTCCATGGTGGAAGTGCCCTATCTGCCCCAATGGACCGGTGGGCAGAGGATATCCGATGCTTCCAAACCGACAGGCGCGATGATACCGCAGGTGGGCCACACCTATGGGTACATCAAGGGCCTCTTCGGCATGATCAACGAGAAACAGGTTGGAATAGGCGAGACCACAATAGGGGGCCGCGCTGACTTCGGCAACAAGAACGGCATGTTCGACATAACCAACCTCTCAATGCTTGCGATGGAGAGGGGCGCTACCGCTCGAGAGGCGATTCAGGTCATGGGAGACCTGGCCGTGAAGTATGGCTACAAGGATTCCGGTGAGGAGCTGTCGGTATCCGATACCAAGGAGTGCTGGGTATTCGAGATCGTCGGCCCGGGGGCTCTGTGGTCCCCTGGCGATGAGGAGCCCGGAGCGTTCTGGGCGGCTGCTCGGGTTCCTGATGGCCATGTAGCGGTGTCATCCAACTCCTCAGTGATACCGGAGATCGACTTCGACGACCAGGAGAGCTTCATGGTAGGCCCTGGCATCCGCGAATTCGCAGAGGAAAAGGGCTGGTGGACCCCGGAGTCGGGCAAGAAGCTCAACTGGCGTTTCGACTTCTGCGACAGAGTCAGGCCCGACTACAGCTACAGGAGGATCGTGCGGATATTCAGCCTCGTGGCGCCACAGGCCAGCGCGTCGATAACTGAGGCAAACCCGCCGTTCTCGATCAAGGCCGAGCGCAAACTCGCGATGGCGGACATCGCCAAGCTTCACCGAGATCACTACGAGGGAAGCCAGTTCGACCAGACAACGAGCATTACGGCTGGTCCATGGGCTAACCCACGCCGCTATCCCGGATGGAACTTCAAGGTGGATGGCAAGGCCTATTCGTTCAACAGGACCATTTCGGCGATAGGTTGCGAGTATGTCATCATGACGCAGTCCCGAGGGTGGCTGCCCAACGAAATCGGCGGAGTGCTCTGGTACGGTCCAGCGGTCTCCGCCACCACGTGCTTCGTACCCTTCTACAACAGCGTGTCCAAGATTGCTGACTGCATCGGAGAGAAGTCAGGATCTCACATGGAGTTCACCCGCGAGTCGCTTTGGTGGGCGGTATCCACCGTGAACACCCTGGCCGATCTCAGGTGGTCCCTGATGATTACGGACATCAACGTCATGCAGGATGCATGGGAAGGCAAGGCCATGCGGGAGCAGGCAGCCGTCGATGCCCAGGCGTTGGAACTCTACAGTAAAGATCCTGCGCTCGCGTGCGCGTTCCTCACAGACTACTGTGGCGATAACGCATATGCAGTGCGGGACGCCTGGTGGGCCTTCCTGGATAAGCTGCTATGGAAGTACAATGCGGGATTCATCAACGATGGCACGAAGATCTCGTCACCTGGATATCCGGAGGCCTGGCTGAAGAAGGTCGTCGGCCTCGACGAAGCAGATCACTACGCGAGGTAG
- a CDS encoding PorV/PorQ family protein: MRFKMTAAVLAVAAVLACSTMTMASTNPVGTAAMMDIGMGARALGMGGANIAVADDGAAIYYNPAGLGLMQRRCLTSLYTSQFRAANYMAVGYSQRNIGVGLLRLDASGIEETDEFANVTGVFGVADLTAVAGGGFEVIPNLSLGGALKYYYQSLPASSGWGITGDVGALWTPMPWMSVGVVGRNLLGSVKYKDGESDPFERSFGLGVAFRPMKGLLLAADAVYQNQATLKAGAEYQFGPVALRAGGSWGAGQTSLTAGAGFSVQVLSIDYSYQTHSILPDSHRISISARF; this comes from the coding sequence ATGCGATTCAAAATGACCGCGGCCGTCCTGGCTGTGGCAGCTGTGCTAGCTTGTAGCACGATGACCATGGCCTCGACGAACCCGGTGGGCACGGCCGCGATGATGGATATCGGAATGGGCGCCCGCGCCCTTGGAATGGGAGGCGCCAACATCGCAGTCGCCGATGATGGTGCGGCCATATACTACAACCCTGCTGGCCTTGGGCTGATGCAGAGGCGCTGCCTGACGTCTCTATACACCAGCCAGTTCAGGGCGGCAAACTACATGGCCGTAGGGTACTCCCAGCGCAACATCGGAGTTGGACTGCTTAGGCTCGACGCATCGGGAATTGAAGAGACCGACGAATTCGCCAACGTGACAGGGGTTTTCGGAGTGGCGGACCTTACCGCCGTGGCCGGCGGTGGGTTCGAGGTGATTCCGAACCTGAGCCTAGGCGGGGCGCTGAAATACTATTACCAGAGCCTGCCTGCTTCCTCTGGCTGGGGAATCACTGGAGATGTGGGCGCACTATGGACCCCAATGCCATGGATGAGCGTAGGCGTGGTGGGCCGGAATCTGCTAGGCAGCGTGAAATACAAAGATGGCGAATCCGACCCGTTCGAGAGGTCCTTCGGGCTCGGAGTGGCGTTCCGCCCGATGAAAGGCCTTCTCCTGGCCGCCGATGCGGTGTACCAGAACCAAGCGACGCTGAAGGCAGGCGCTGAGTATCAGTTCGGGCCGGTGGCACTCCGAGCAGGCGGTTCATGGGGAGCAGGGCAAACCTCGCTCACCGCCGGCGCAGGCTTCTCTGTACAGGTGCTGAGTATCGACTACTCGTACCAGACCCACAGCATCCTGCCTGATAGCCACAGGATATCCATTTCCGCAAGGTTCTAG